AATATATCCTTCAGAACATTAGCATATTTTTTATGAATGCagatgtttttgaatgttacttttttctcattgttttgtttacatttttttgaAGGTTTCCCAATGAGTGGATCATGATGAACATACTTTAGGGACTTGCCATAGTATGGCTGCTTCTCGATCTACTCGTGTTACAAGATCAACAGTGGGGTTAAATGGTTTGGATGAAAACTTTTGTGGTCGAACCTTAAGAAACCGTAGTATTGCTCATCCAGAAGAATTATCTCCTCATTCTCAAGTACGATCAAGATCACCAAAGAAGAGACCAGAGTCTGTGCAAACTCAAAAGGGAAGTAATAGCGGAAGAACTACTGACTTGAAACAACAAAGTGCTCGGGAATCATGGGTGAGCCCTAGAAAGAGAGGACTGTCTACTTCTGAAAAAGATAATGTTGAGAAACAAATTGTGGAAAATTGTGAGAAAAGACCAGCAGAATCTGTATCACCAGTTTTAAAACGAATTAAACGTTGCCTGCGTTCAGAAGTAGCAAACAGTTCAGAAGAAGAGTTGCCTACTAAAGCAGAAAAGGAATCATTGGAGTGTAAGAGTTCCATATCGGACAATGATGCAGTCTCTGCAGGGACTAAACAAGCTTGTCGATGTCTTATACTGGATGATTGTGACAAAAGGGAAGTTAAAAAGGTGAATGTCTGTGCGGAAGGGTTTAATAATTCTGCAATAGTTGAAGAGCTCACGGGCTATCAGGCTGTCAATGGGGTTGATGAGAGAGAATCAGATGCCCTAAACTGTGATGACTGTCAGCCTGATGGGAACACTAAACAGAACAGTGCTGGTTCCTGTATGCCCAAGGAGAAAATAGTAGCAGAAAATGGGAATTCATTTGCCCATGCTTCATTGTTGCTTAATAGCAGCAAGGAGGACAGTGTTATAGACCATTATGTGCCTTGCACAAATTCATCTGAACAGGTAAAGTTAGAGGACCACAAAATAAGTGACTGCTTGCCTGCAGAACATGCTGATCAGGCAAATGAGCTAGCTACAGGGTCCTTTTCTGAAATCCAGTCATCTTTCTTAAGGGATTCTGAGGAGGAGGTAGATGTGGTGGGAGACAGCAGTGCCTCAAAGGAACAGTGTGCTGAAAACACCAACAGCAACCTGAACACCAGTCGTGATAATACATCAATCTCAGGTGAACCTGAACCACCATCTTCTGTGGTGGAATGTGTTTCAGCTCAAATTACATCTATGTCAGAACTTCAAGAACACAGATATACATTGAGAACTTCACCACGAAGGGCCGCCCCTGCCAAAGGTAGCCCCACTAAAAATAACTCGCCTTGTAGAGAAAATGGGCAGGTTGAGGAAAATAACCTTAGTCTCACTGAAAAGAATATAGCTGCAAGTACTAATAATATCCGTGGATCTCCCATAAATGCTAAAGAAATTATGCAGAGTGAAAAAGTGAGAGGTTGTGACTCTGGAGATTATATGAGTGATGGACTAAGTAAGCCACCCTCTGAGGCTCGGCTC
This window of the Eretmochelys imbricata isolate rEreImb1 chromosome 8, rEreImb1.hap1, whole genome shotgun sequence genome carries:
- the ZZZ3 gene encoding ZZ-type zinc finger-containing protein 3 isoform X3 — encoded protein: MAASRSTRVTRSTVGLNGLDENFCGRTLRNRSIAHPEELSPHSQVRSRSPKKRPESVQTQKGSNSGRTTDLKQQSARESWVSPRKRGLSTSEKDNVEKQIVENCEKRPAESVSPVLKRIKRCLRSEVANSSEEELPTKAEKESLECKSSISDNDAVSAGTKQACRCLILDDCDKREVKKVNVCAEGFNNSAIVEELTGYQAVNGVDERESDALNCDDCQPDGNTKQNSAGSCMPKEKIVAENGNSFAHASLLLNSSKEDSVIDHYVPCTNSSEQVKLEDHKISDCLPAEHADQANELATGSFSEIQSSFLRDSEEEVDVVGDSSASKEQCAENTNSNLNTSRDNTSISGEPEPPSSVVECVSAQITSMSELQEHRYTLRTSPRRAAPAKGSPTKNNSPCRENGQVEENNLSLTEKNIAASTNNIRGSPINAKEIMQSEKVRGCDSGDYMSDGLSKPPSEARLIAGYISSAKESANLHTAEDDEEEPDVYYFESDHVALKHNKDYQRLLQTIAVLEAQRTQAVQDLESLGRHQREALKNPIGFVERLQKKVDIGLPCPQRVVQLPEIAWDQYTTSLGNFEREFKNRKRNSRRAKLIFDKGLPARPKSPLDPKKDGESISYSVLPLSDGPEGSTNSRPQQMIRGRLCDETKPETFNQLWTVEEQKKLEQLLLKYPPEEVESRRWQKIADELGNRTAKQVASRVQKYFIKLTKAGIPVPGRTPNLYLYSKKSSSRRQHPLNKHLFKPSTFMTSHEPPVYMDEDDDRSSFQSHMDAAAEEEVSDEESIPIAYRELPEYKELLELKKLKKQKLQQMHAESGFVQHVGFKCDNCGTEPIQGIRWHCQDCPQEMSLDFCDSCSDCLHETEIHKEDHQLQPIYRAETFLDRDYCMSQGTSYNYLDPNYFPANR
- the ZZZ3 gene encoding ZZ-type zinc finger-containing protein 3 isoform X2, with product MAASRSTRVTRSTVGLNGLDENFCGRTLRNRSIAHPEELSPHSQVRSRSPKKRPESVQTQKGSNSGRTTDLKQQSARESWVSPRKRGLSTSEKDNVEKQIVENCEKRPAESVSPVLKRIKRCLRSEVANSSEEELPTKAEKESLECKSSISDNDAVSAGTKQACRCLILDDCDKREVKKVNVCAEGFNNSAIVEELTGYQAVNGVDERESDALNCDDCQPDGNTKQNSAGSCMPKEKIVAENGNSFAHASLLLNSSKEDSVIDHYVPCTNSSEQVKLEDHKISDCLPAEHADQANELATGSFSEIQSSFLRDSEEEVDVVGDSSASKEQCAENTNSNLNTSRDNTSISGEPEPPSSVVECVSAQITSMSELQEHRYTLRTSPRRAAPAKGSPTKNNSPCRENGQVEENNLSLTEKNIAASTNNIRGSPINAKEIMQSEKVRGCDSGDYMSDGLSKPPSEARLIAGYISSAKESANLHTAEDDEEEPDVYYFESDHVALKHNKDYQRLLQTIAVLEAQRTQAVQDLESLGRHQREALKNPIGFVERLQKKVDIGLPCPQRVVQLPEIAWDQYTTSLGNFEREFKNRKRNSRRAKLIFDKVGLPARPKSPLDPKKDGESISYSVLPLSDGPEGSTNSRPQMIRGRLCDETKPETFNQLWTVEEQKKLEQLLLKYPPEEVESRRWQKIADELGNRTAKQVASRVQKYFIKLTKAGIPVPGRTPNLYLYSKKSSSRRQHPLNKHLFKPSTFMTSHEPPVYMDEDDDRSSFQSHMDAAAEEEVSDEESIPIAYRELPEYKELLELKKLKKQKLQQMHAESGFVQHVGFKCDNCGTEPIQGIRWHCQDCPQEMSLDFCDSCSDCLHETEIHKEDHQLQPIYRAETFLDRDYCMSQGTSYNYLDPNYFPANR
- the ZZZ3 gene encoding ZZ-type zinc finger-containing protein 3 isoform X4, translating into MAASRSTRVTRSTVGLNGLDENFCGRTLRNRSIAHPEELSPHSQVRSRSPKKRPESVQTQKGSNSGRTTDLKQQSARESWVSPRKRGLSTSEKDNVEKQIVENCEKRPAESVSPVLKRIKRCLRSEVANSSEEELPTKAEKESLECKSSISDNDAVSAGTKQACRCLILDDCDKREVKKVNVCAEGFNNSAIVEELTGYQAVNGVDERESDALNCDDCQPDGNTKQNSAGSCMPKEKIVAENGNSFAHASLLLNSSKEDSVIDHYVPCTNSSEQVKLEDHKISDCLPAEHADQANELATGSFSEIQSSFLRDSEEEVDVVGDSSASKEQCAENTNSNLNTSRDNTSISGEPEPPSSVVECVSAQITSMSELQEHRYTLRTSPRRAAPAKGSPTKNNSPCRENGQVEENNLSLTEKNIAASTNNIRGSPINAKEIMQSEKVRGCDSGDYMSDGLSKPPSEARLIAGYISSAKESANLHTAEDDEEEPDVYYFESDHVALKHNKDYQRLLQTIAVLEAQRTQAVQDLESLGRHQREALKNPIGFVERLQKKVDIGLPCPQRVVQLPEIAWDQYTTSLGNFEREFKNRKRNSRRAKLIFDKGLPARPKSPLDPKKDGESISYSVLPLSDGPEGSTNSRPQMIRGRLCDETKPETFNQLWTVEEQKKLEQLLLKYPPEEVESRRWQKIADELGNRTAKQVASRVQKYFIKLTKAGIPVPGRTPNLYLYSKKSSSRRQHPLNKHLFKPSTFMTSHEPPVYMDEDDDRSSFQSHMDAAAEEEVSDEESIPIAYRELPEYKELLELKKLKKQKLQQMHAESGFVQHVGFKCDNCGTEPIQGIRWHCQDCPQEMSLDFCDSCSDCLHETEIHKEDHQLQPIYRAETFLDRDYCMSQGTSYNYLDPNYFPANR
- the ZZZ3 gene encoding ZZ-type zinc finger-containing protein 3 isoform X6 codes for the protein MAASRSTRVTRSTVGLNGLDENFCGRTLRNRSIAHPEELSPHSQVRSRSPKKRPESVQTQKGSNSGRTTDLKQQSARESWVSPRKRGLSTSEKDNVEKQIVENCEKRPAESVSPVLKRIKRCLRSEVANSSEEELPTKAEKESLECKSSISDNDAVSAGTKQACRCLILDDCDKREVKKVNVCAEGFNNSAIVEELTGYQAVNGVDERESDALNCDDCQPDGNTKQNSAGSCMPKEKIVAENGNSFAHASLLLNSSKEDSVIDHYVPCTNSSEQVKLEDHKISDCLPAEHADQANELATGSFSEIQSSFLRDSEEEVDVVGDSSASKEQCAENTNSNLNTSRDNTSISGEPEPPSSVVECVSAQITSMSELQEHRYTLRTSPRRAAPAKGSPTKNNSPCRENGQVEENNLSLTEKNIAASTNNIRGSPINAKEIMQSEKVRGCDSGDYMSDGLSKPPSEARLIAGYISSAKESANLHTAEDDEEEPDVYYFESDHVALKHNKDYQRLLQTIAVLEAQRTQAVQDLESLGRHQREALKNPIGFVERLQKKVDIGLPCPQRVVQLPEIAWDQYTTSLGNFEREFKNRKRNSRRAKLIFDKGLPARPKSPLDPKKDGESISYSVLPLSDGPEGSTNSRPQKKLEQLLLKYPPEEVESRRWQKIADELGNRTAKQVASRVQKYFIKLTKAGIPVPGRTPNLYLYSKKSSSRRQHPLNKHLFKPSTFMTSHEPPVYMDEDDDRSSFQSHMDAAAEEEVSDEESIPIAYRELPEYKELLELKKLKKQKLQQMHAESGFVQHVGFKCDNCGTEPIQGIRWHCQDCPQEMSLDFCDSCSDCLHETEIHKEDHQLQPIYRAETFLDRDYCMSQGTSYNYLDPNYFPANR
- the ZZZ3 gene encoding ZZ-type zinc finger-containing protein 3 isoform X5, translated to MAASRSTRVTRSTVGLNGLDENFCGRTLRNRSIAHPEELSPHSQVRSRSPKKRPESVQTQKGSNSGRTTDLKQQSARESWVSPRKRGLSTSEKDNVEKQIVENCEKRPAESVSPVLKRIKRCLRSEVANSSEEELPTKAEKESLECKSSISDNDAVSAGTKQACRCLILDDCDKREVKKVNVCAEGFNNSAIVEELTGYQAVNGVDERESDALNCDDCQPDGNTKQNSAGSCMPKEKIVAENGNSFAHASLLLNSSKEDSVIDHYVPCTNSSEQVKLEDHKISDCLPAEHADQANELATGSFSEIQSSFLRDSEEEVDVVGDSSASKEQCAENTNSNLNTSRDNTSISGEPEPPSSVVECVSAQITSMSELQEHRYTLRTSPRRAAPAKGSPTKNNSPCRENGQVEENNLSLTEKNIAASTNNIRGSPINAKEIMQSEKVRGCDSGDYMSDGLSKPPSEARLIAGYISSAKESANLHTAEDDEEEPDVYYFESDHVALKHNKDYQRLLQTIAVLEAQRTQAVQDLESLGRHQREALKNPIGFVERLQKKVDIGLPCPQRVVQLPEIAWDQYTTSLGNFEREFKNRKRNSRRAKLIFDKVGLPARPKSPLDPKKDGESISYSVLPLSDGPEGSTNSRPQKKLEQLLLKYPPEEVESRRWQKIADELGNRTAKQVASRVQKYFIKLTKAGIPVPGRTPNLYLYSKKSSSRRQHPLNKHLFKPSTFMTSHEPPVYMDEDDDRSSFQSHMDAAAEEEVSDEESIPIAYRELPEYKELLELKKLKKQKLQQMHAESGFVQHVGFKCDNCGTEPIQGIRWHCQDCPQEMSLDFCDSCSDCLHETEIHKEDHQLQPIYRAETFLDRDYCMSQGTSYNYLDPNYFPANR
- the ZZZ3 gene encoding ZZ-type zinc finger-containing protein 3 isoform X1: MAASRSTRVTRSTVGLNGLDENFCGRTLRNRSIAHPEELSPHSQVRSRSPKKRPESVQTQKGSNSGRTTDLKQQSARESWVSPRKRGLSTSEKDNVEKQIVENCEKRPAESVSPVLKRIKRCLRSEVANSSEEELPTKAEKESLECKSSISDNDAVSAGTKQACRCLILDDCDKREVKKVNVCAEGFNNSAIVEELTGYQAVNGVDERESDALNCDDCQPDGNTKQNSAGSCMPKEKIVAENGNSFAHASLLLNSSKEDSVIDHYVPCTNSSEQVKLEDHKISDCLPAEHADQANELATGSFSEIQSSFLRDSEEEVDVVGDSSASKEQCAENTNSNLNTSRDNTSISGEPEPPSSVVECVSAQITSMSELQEHRYTLRTSPRRAAPAKGSPTKNNSPCRENGQVEENNLSLTEKNIAASTNNIRGSPINAKEIMQSEKVRGCDSGDYMSDGLSKPPSEARLIAGYISSAKESANLHTAEDDEEEPDVYYFESDHVALKHNKDYQRLLQTIAVLEAQRTQAVQDLESLGRHQREALKNPIGFVERLQKKVDIGLPCPQRVVQLPEIAWDQYTTSLGNFEREFKNRKRNSRRAKLIFDKVGLPARPKSPLDPKKDGESISYSVLPLSDGPEGSTNSRPQQMIRGRLCDETKPETFNQLWTVEEQKKLEQLLLKYPPEEVESRRWQKIADELGNRTAKQVASRVQKYFIKLTKAGIPVPGRTPNLYLYSKKSSSRRQHPLNKHLFKPSTFMTSHEPPVYMDEDDDRSSFQSHMDAAAEEEVSDEESIPIAYRELPEYKELLELKKLKKQKLQQMHAESGFVQHVGFKCDNCGTEPIQGIRWHCQDCPQEMSLDFCDSCSDCLHETEIHKEDHQLQPIYRAETFLDRDYCMSQGTSYNYLDPNYFPANR